From Spodoptera frugiperda isolate SF20-4 chromosome 27, AGI-APGP_CSIRO_Sfru_2.0, whole genome shotgun sequence, a single genomic window includes:
- the LOC118263734 gene encoding organic cation transporter protein-like — MQENRQTFLERTKPTQDEEMALENILAKFRPLGPYYVRFMPFLMFACFTNGFYCMNYVFAVGMVDYSCKYPECMNTTSMSATALNLTQDTCHKYQLRDDNGICSVNCSLSIVEDCEEWEYDDPTSFVAEFQLGCQDWKRALVGTVHSFGYMLGLLFLGPISDKIGRKKMIVFTGVMGGVMGLARSVTVSYWTYVAFELVEAFSGDTYSPNYMLGVEMVTKENRALFAPLMIASMSISGIIMAFVAWLVPYWRHFLRVIYTPALIFILYAFFLDESVRWLLIKGRKKEAKSILRKAAKISRVRIEETTLDKIECEKGDGSVNLISLLKMTFSSKTLFLRFLACACAWITATFNKYGLMINAVSLEGNKYVNYALTSFADLPASLLLIVILIRFKRKKPLIFSFLMTGFFCVAQSFVPRGYPIISTSLFFVGKFTAALSTGTVYLYTTELFPTYTRNTMHALCSSIGRFGAILAPQTTLLIRYWKGFPSLIIGGLSLTTALIVMMMPDTAEDVLPDTVQQAEALGARHMKEDRNVSESLL; from the exons ATGCAAgaaaacagacagacatttttggAGAGAACCAAACCAACTCAAGATGAAGAAATGGCCTTAGAAAACATATTGGCAAAATTCCGTCCTCTAGGACCGTACTATGTGCGATTCATGCCATTTCTGATGTTCGCTTGTTTCACCAACGGATTCTACTGCATGAACTACGTATTTGCTGTGGGTATGGTTGATTATAG CTGCAAATACCCAGAATGTATGAACACCACATCAATGTCAGCAACAGCCCTGAACCTGACACAGGACACGTGTCACAAGTACCAGCTCAGAGATGACAACGGCATATGTTCAGTAAACTGTAGCTTGTCTATTGTGGAGGATTGTGAGGAGTGGGAGTATGATGACCCTACCAGTTTTGTGGctgaa TTTCAGCTTGGCTGTCAGGATTGGAAACGAGCCCTAGTTGGAACAGTGCACAGCTTTGGATATATGCTTGGATTACTCTTTTTAGGACCAATCTCTGACAA gatAGGAAGAAAGAAAATGATAGTCTTTACTGGAGTTATGGGTGGTGTTATGGGTCTCGCCAGGAGTGTCACTGTGTCCTACTGGACTTACGTAGCATTTGAGCTCGTTGAAGCATTCTCTGGAGATACGTACTCCCCGAATTATATGTTgg GTGTAGAAATGGTAACCAAAGAAAACCGAGCCTTGTTTGCTCCTTTAATGATAGCATCCATGTCTATCTCAGGAATTATCATGGCATTTGTCGCCTGGTTGGTACCATACTGGAGGCACTTCTTAAGAGTCATCTACACCCCAGCTCTGATTTTCATTCTCTACGCTTTCTTCCTAGATGAAAGCGTTAGATGGCTTCTAATAAAAGGTAGGAAGAAAGAAGCAAAGAGTATTTTGAGGAAAGCTGCCAAGATCAGCCGAGTTCGGATAGAAGAGACTACACTAGACAAAATTGAATGTGAAAAAGGAGATGGCAGTGTGAATTTGATTAGTCTTTTAAAAATGACGTTTTCATCAAAGACTTTATTTCTAAGGTTTCTGGCCTGTGCTTGTGCATGGATTACAGCCACTTTTAACAAATACGGTTTAATGATAAACGCCGTATCTCTAGAAGGAAATAAGTACGTGAATTATGCTCTGACGTCATTCGCAGACCTACCAGCGAGTCTGTTACTTATTGTCATTCTAATAAGGTTCAAAAGGAAAAAGCctttgatattttcttttctaatgACTGGGTTCTTTTGTGTCGCCCAGTCTTTCGTGCCGAGAG GCTACCCAATAATTTCAACTTCATTATTTTTCGTGGGCAAGTTCACTGCGGCTTTATCAACAGGGACAGTGTACTTGTATACTACTGAGTTGTTCCCGACTTATACTAGAAACACGATGCATGCTTTGTGCTCTTCCATTGGAAGATTTGGTGCTATTCTTGCACCTCAAACAACTTTGttg ATCCGTTATTGGAAAGGGTTCCCATCACTTATCATCGGAGGCTTGTCACTGACTACCGCCCTGATAGTGATGATGATGCCTGATACTGCGGAAGACGTGTTACCTGATACCGTGCAGCAGGCTGAGGCACTTGGTGCTAGACATATGAAGGAAGATAGGAATGTTTCTGAATCGTTGTTATAA